A single region of the Nicotiana sylvestris chromosome 6, ASM39365v2, whole genome shotgun sequence genome encodes:
- the LOC104229050 gene encoding disease resistance protein RPS2-like — MEIVGAVISMIQCFCGETCSHQSISEKCMYMRKPHALANRIEEKMELLKAREEDVRRKLQVEKVWRGMEPKAEVNMWLTNVGKIKSSVACLQEEITKNKSCLNGCCPNYTSRLKLGKHFNKKIKEADRLLAQSIYPDASLVDMMPQRGNILPATSLVGETAQRSLKLVWEYLNDGHTGIIGIYGMGGVGKTSILVAINNRLLRESTAFDNVIWVTASKDSNVQKLQKDIARAVCLSFDEEDDEMARAAQLLEALMRRRRFLLIIDDLWEAFSLEVVGIPSPGYGHECKLIITTRSMMVCRGMETMRDVEVSVLSKEEAYDLFKQKVGDEVLASPRLQAVAEDVAMECGGLPLALVTVGRALRRENDMRQWENALSQLKSAMGRIEGMENRVFTRLRFSYERLKDNVTRSCFLYCALYPEDHHIETEELIKYWIWEGMLDNLGYGESKMLQGKMILDELKNACLLEIGCQEGSLNEFVKMHDLIRDMAIAVTRVNPLFMIRAGSGIRVPPVENEWLVGLERISLMRNDLSTLSFEPRCPQLTTLLLQYNSLSKGILPSFFNHLGSLKVLDLSYTGIARLPESLSNLENLHALLLRSCWNLRYVPTMERLKELRVLDLSSTSIECTPQGMEMLLNLKHLDLSYTTVDGFDIRILGTFRFLEDLLTIGLWQPLMFGLDFVNVVASCTNLANLEANFSTLHDFNRYVLSGHWSMLESFKFCLGYPQSSKLPGKNSVGFFGIHIVEMEAPSWLPTILELAVHECSGITHLPMFIMNASSHLKHCKIKYCDEMEWIITSEWGTFPELELLEIEGLSRLQNICKGIPPAGTLSTLKVLNVTACDNLTTLLPLELVQQLNNLEEIELRSCLMLEEIVTEAESEEVIQENDNEVVLPSLQKLRLVSIPRLRSICRGPMICDSLTTIEVIDCPELEIIPFFLEIRQQLADSLKQIKGSRRWWWTLERNHPIATSLLAPLFKPESAPNEDIRVDSNTINSYGGSSGSSSFGPR; from the coding sequence ATGGAAATTGTTGGTGCAGTGATAAGCATGATACAATGTTTTTGTGGAGAGACCTGCTCGCATCAATCCATTTCCGAAAAATGTATGTATATGAGAAAGCCTCATGCATTAGCAAATAGAATTGAAGAAAAGATGGAATTGCTTAAAGCTCGGGAGGAGGATGTTAGAAGAAAGTTACAAGTGGAAAAAGTATGGCGCGGAATGGAGCCAAAAGCTGAGGTAAATATGTGGCTTACTAATGTAGGAAAGATCAAAAGTTCTGTAGCTTGCTTGCAAGAAGAAATTACTAAAAACAAGAGTTGTTTAAATGGATGTTGTCCAAATTATACGTCTCGATTGAAGCTGGGGAAACACtttaataagaaaattaaagaaGCCGACAGGCTGTTGGCGCAGAGCATATATCCAGATGCTTCATTAGTTGACATGATGCCTCAGAGAGGAAACATATTACCAGCAACTTCATTAGTGGGAGAAACTGctcaaagaagtttaaaattaGTGTGGGAGTATTTGAATGATGGACACACTGGGATAATTGGTATTTATGGAATGGGGGGAGTGGGTAAGACATCCATCTTGGTAGCAATTAATAATCGACTTTTGAGAGAGAGCACAGCTTTTGATAATGTCATTTGGGTCACGGCATCCAAGGATTCAAATGTCCAAAAGTTACAAAAGGATATTGCTAGAGCTGTATGTTTATCTTTTGATGAGGAAGACGATGAAATGGCAAGAGCAGCTCAATTACTTGAAGCCTTGATGCGAAGAagaagatttcttttaattatagATGATTTATGGGAAGCATTTTCGTTGGAGGTTGTAGGAATCCCATCCCCAGGTTATGGGCATGAGTGCAAGTTGATAATAACTACCAGATCTATGATGGTTTGTCGTGGCATGGAAACAATGAGAGACGTTGAAGTTAGTGTGCTTTCTAAGGAAGAAGCATATGACCTCTTTAAACAAAAGGTCGGTGACGAGGTGCTAGCATCTCCAAGATTACAAGCTGTTGCCGAGGATGTCGCGATGGAGTGTGGAGGTCTTCCACTAGCTCTTGTAACAGTTGGTCGGGCTTTAAGAAGAGAAAATGATATGAGGCAATGGGAAAATGCATTAAGCCAGCTGAAAAGTGCAATGGGAAGAATAGAAGGAATGGAGAATCGAGTCTTTACACGTCTGAGATTTAGCTATGAAAGACTGAAGGACAATGTGACTCGGTCATGCTTTCTTTATTGTGCATTGTACCCAGAGGATCATCATATTGAGACTGAAGAACTGATTAAATATTGGATATGGGAAGGCATGTTGGATAATCTCGGGTATGGAGAATCCAAGATGCTGCAGGGAAAGATGATATTAGATGAACTGAAAAACGCGTGTCTGTTAGAGATCGGCTGTCAAGAAGGTAGTTTGAATGAATTTGTCAAAATGCATGACCTCATTAGGGATATGGCAATAGCTGTTACAAGAGTGAATCCACTGTTTATGATCCGAGCAGGAAGTGGAATTCGTGTCCCACCAGTTGAGAATGAATGGCTTGTAGGCCTTGAAAGAATCTCGTTAATGAGAAATGATTTGAGCACTTTGAGTTTTGAACCGAGATGCCCTCAGCTAACTACCTTGCTCTTGCAGTATAATTCATTGTCCAAGGGCATACTTCCTTCTTTCTTTAACCATCTAGGAAGTCTCAAAGTTCTGGACTTATCTTACACAGGCATCGCTAGGTTACCCGAGTCACTTTCGAATCTGGAAAACCTCCATGCTCTGCTACTACGCAGTTGTTGGAACTTGCGTTACGTGCCAACAATGGAAAGGCTCAAGGAGCTGAGGGTTTTGGATCTCTCTTCTACATCAATCGAGTGTACGCCACAGGGAATGGAAATGTTACTCAATCTGAAGCATCTGGATCTCTCCTACACTACTGTTGATGGATTTGATATTCGAATTTTAGGAACATTCAGGTTTTTGGAAGACCTCTTAACGATTGGTTTATGGCAACCTCTAATGTTCGGTTTGGATTTTGTTAATGTCGTGGCAAGCTGCACCAACTTGGCAAACCTTGAAGCCAATTTCAGCACTTTGCACGACTTCAATCGTTATGTCTTGTCAGGTCACTGGAGCATGCTTGAGAGTTTCAAATTTTGTTTAGGCTATCCTCAATCTTCTAAATTACCTGGAAAAAATAGTGTAGGATTTTTCGGGATTCACATCGTTGAAATGGAAGCCCCTTCTTGGTTGCCAACGATACTTGAATTGGCCGTTCATGAATGCTCTGGTATCACTCACTTACCAATGTTTATTATGAACGCCTCTTCCCACCTAAAACATTGCAAAATAAAGTATTGCGACGAGATGGAATGGATTATAACTTCCGAGTGGGGCACATTTCCCGAATTAGAGTTGCTAGAGATCGAGGGTCTGAGCAGACTGCAAAATATATGCAAGGGGATTCCACCAGCGGGCACTCTTTCAACACTTAAAGTGTTGAATGTTACTGCCTGTGATAATCTCACTACTCTGCTGCCACTTGAGTTAGTGCAGCAACTCAACAACCTTGAAGAGATTGAATTGCGAAGCTGTCTAATGCTGGAGGAGATTGTTACAGAAGCAGAAAGTGAAGAGGTCATTCAAGAGAACGACAATGAAGTGGTCCTCCCAAGTTTGCAAAAATTAAGATTAGTTTCTATACCAAGACTGAGAAGCATATGCAGAGGTCCGATGATTTGTGATTCCTTAACGACTATTGAAGTCATAGATTGTCCGGAGCTGGAAATAATTCCCTTCTTTCTGGAAATAAGGCAGCAACTAGCTGACTCTCTCAAACAGATAAAAGGAAGCAGAAGGTGGTGGTGGACATTAGAGCGGAACCACCCTATTGCCACGTCTCTCCTTGCTCCACTCTTTAAACCTGAATCTGCTCCTAATGAAGACATTAGGGTTGATTCCAACACCATAAACAGTTATGGTGGCAGCTCGGGGAGTTCTTCTTTTGGGCCGCGATAA